A genomic region of Pelodiscus sinensis isolate JC-2024 chromosome 1, ASM4963464v1, whole genome shotgun sequence contains the following coding sequences:
- the LOC102450858 gene encoding olfactory receptor 52E4-like — MSDSNTTHFTNPSTFILLGIPGLETAYAWISIPFCCTYTISVLGNFTILFIVKRETSLHKPMYYFLCMLAITDLVLSTSTLPKTLSIFWFNSREIDFSACLTQMFFIHCFLAIESGIFVAMALDRYVAICHPLRHSTILTNSVVAKIGLAVLLRSGMLTLPFIYIGSRWPYCTTNIIPHTHCEYIAVVRLACGDIRISSYYGLFAVFFVTGLDVFFISVSYTQILRAVFRLPTKDARLKTFGTCGSHLFAILAFYIPALFSFLTQRFGQNVSLHFRILIGNVYLLVPPMLNPIIYGVKTRQIRDRLLQLFSRKWA, encoded by the coding sequence atgtcagattccaacaccacccacttcaccaacccctccactttcatcctgctgggcatccctggcctggagacagcctacgcctggatctccatccccttctgttgCACATACACCATATCCGTgctggggaacttcaccatcctgttcattgtcAAGAGGGAGACAAGTCTCCAcaagcccatgtactatttcctctgcatgttgGCCATCACTGACCTGGTCTTGTCCACGTCCACCCTGCCCAAAacgctgagcatcttctggttcaattccagggagatcgatttcagtgcctgcctcacccagatgttcttcattcactgcttctTAGCAATCGAGTCTGGGATCTTTGTGGCCATGGcattggatcgctacgtggccatctgccatcccctgagacattccaccatcctcacaAACTCTGTGGTGGCCAAGATCGGCCTGGCTGTGTTACTGCGCAGTGGCATGCTGACATTACCCTTTATTTACATAGGAAGTCGGTGGCCGTATTGCAcaaccaacatcatcccccacacGCACTGCGAGTACATCGCCGTGGTGAGGCTGGCCTGTGGTGACATCCGCAtcagtagttactacggcctctttgcAGTTTTCTTTGTGACtggtctggatgtgttttttataTCCGTGTCCTatacccagatcctcagggccgtcTTCAGACTtcccacaaaggacgcccggctcaagacttttgggacctgcggctcccacctctTTGCCAtcttagccttttacatccccgctctcttctccttcctcacacagCGGTTTGGCCAAAACGTGTCCCTGCATTTCCGCATTCTCATTGGCAACGTgtacctcctggtgccccccatgctgaaccccatcatctacggggtgaagacgagacagatccgggacaggctgctccaACTCTTTAGTCGTAAATGGGCCTAA
- the LOC102451340 gene encoding olfactory receptor 52J3-like — protein sequence MSGSNTTDFTDPSTFILLGIPGLETAFAWISIPFCSTYAISMLGNFTILFLVKKELSLHEPMYYFLCMLAATDLVLSTSTLPKTLSIFWFNSVEISFSACLTQMFFIHCFLAIESGIFVAMAFDRYVAICHPLRHSTILTNPVVAKTGLAVVLRSTMLALPSIFLAKRWPYCTTNIIPHTHCEYIAVVKLACGDIRISSYYGLFVAFFVTGLDVFFISVSYVQILRAIFRLPTKDAQLKTFGTCGSHLFAILTFYIPILFSFLTQRFSQNVAQHFRILIANVYLLVPPTLNPIIYGVRTKQIRDRLLQLIRHKGT from the coding sequence ATGTCTGGTTCCAACACAACTGACTTCACTGACCCCTCCActttcatcctgctgggcattcctggcctggagacagcctttgcctggatctccatccccttctgcagcaCCTACGCCATATCCATGTTGGGGAATTTCACCATCCTGTTCCTTGTCAAGAAGGAGttgagcctccatgagcccatgtactatttcctctgcatgctggccgccaccgacctggtcctgtccacgtCTACCCTccccaaaacactgagcatcttctggttcaattctgTGGAAATcagtttcagtgcctgcctcacccagatgttcttcattcactgcttctTAGCAATtgagtctgggatcttcgtggccatggcgtttgatcgctacgtggccatctgccatcccctgagacattcaaCCATCCTCACGAACCCCGTGGTGGCCAAGACTggcctggccgtggtgctgcgcAGTACAATGCTTGCATTACCCTCTATCTTCCTAGCAAAAAGGTGGCCGTATTGCACAACAAATATCATCCCCCACACACATTGCGAGTACATcgccgtggtgaagctggcctgtggTGACATCCGCAtcagtagttactacggcctctttgtggCTTTCTTTGTGACcggtctggatgtgttttttataTCTGTGTCCTAtgtccagatcctcagggccatttttagactccccacaaaggacgcccaacttaagacttttgggacctgcggctcccacctctTTGCCAtcttaaccttttacatcccaattctcttctccttcctgacACAACGGTTTAGCCAGAACGTGGCCCAGCATTTCCGTATTCTCATTGCCAACGTGTACCTCCTGGTACCTCCCacgctgaaccccatcatctatggggtgaggaccaaacagattcGGGACAGGCTGCTCCAACTTATTCGCCACAAAGGGACCTAA